One region of Vigna angularis cultivar LongXiaoDou No.4 chromosome 10, ASM1680809v1, whole genome shotgun sequence genomic DNA includes:
- the LOC108335808 gene encoding pre-mRNA-splicing factor ATP-dependent RNA helicase DEAH10 has product MPSVHRGNFPNRQTQFSARRQKIMQQKKSLPIASVEKRLVKEVRKNDVLIIVGETGSGKTTQIPQFLLDAGLCRDGRVIGITQPRRVAAVTVAKRVAEECGVELGQKVGYSVRFDDTTSGSTRIKYMTDGLLLREALLDPYLSKYSVIIVDEAHERTVHTDVLMGLLKKVQLARSSSVTDGQSGRFHKMPRHEKYAPLKLIIMSASLDARAFSEYFGGAKAVHIQGRQFPVDIFYTRIAETDYLDASLITIFQIHLEEGPGDILVFLTGQEEIESVERLINEKLPQLPQENQKLLIVPIFAALPSEQQMRVFAPAPSGFRKVILATNIAETSVTIPGIKYVIDPGFVKARSYDPGKGMESLIIVPTSKSQALQRSGRAGREGPGKCFRLYPEKEFDKLEDSTMPEIKRCNLSNVILQLKALGVDDILGFDFIEKPSRAAITKSLEELFLLGALTDECLLSDPVGHQMARLPLDPIYSKALILASEFNCLEEMLITVALLSVESIFYTPRDKLEEARTATKCFSSPEGDHITLINVYRACNDFLEKRSMEMGIAKTEKVFRKWCKENYINSRSLRHARDIHKQIKGHVEQMGLNLSSCGDDMLQFRRCLAASFFLNAAVKQPEGTYRALASGQVVQIHPSSVLFRKKPECVIFNELVQTNNKYVRNLTRVDYLWLTELAPQYYAMQN; this is encoded by the exons ATGCCTTCAGTGCATCGGGGAAACTTCCCCAATCGTCAAACGCAATTTTCCGCTCG GAGGCAGAAGATAATGCAACAGAAGAAGTCCCTTCCGATTGCTTCAG TTGAGAAAAGACTGGTTAAAGAGGTTCGGAAGAACGACGTGTTGATTATTGTTGGTGAAACTGGAAGTGGAAAGACTACTC AAATTCCACAGTTTCTGCTTGATGCTGGATTGTGCCGCGATGGAAGGGTTATTGGGATAACACAACCTAGACGTGTAGCTGCTGTCACTGTCGCAAAAAGAGTTGCTGAGGAGTGTGGTGTTGAGTTGGGTCAGAAGGTTGGGTATTCGGTTAGATTTGATGACACTACTTCTGGCTCAACAAGGATCAAGTACATGACAGACGGTTTGCTTTTGAG GGAAGCATTGTTGGATCCATATCTTTCTAAGTATTCTGTTATAATTGTTGACGAGGCACATGAGAGGACTGTTCACACTGATGTCTTGATGGGTTTGCTAAAGAAGGTACAACTAGCCCGGTCAAGTTCTGTCACTGATGGTCAGAGTGGCCGTTTTCATAAGATGCCCCGCCATGAGAAGTATGCACCATTGAAGTTAATCATCATGTCTGCAAGTCTTGATGCTCGGGCTTTCTCTGAATACTTTGGTGGTGCAAAAGCTGTTCACATACAAGGGAGACAGTTTCctgttgatatattttatactCGCATTGCAGAGACAGATTATTTGGATGCTTCCTTGATAACAATATTCCAG ATTCATTTAGAGGAGGGTCCTGGTGATATACTAGTATTTCTGACTGGGCAAGAAGAGATTGAATCTGTTGAGAGGCTTATCAATGAGAAACTCCCACAATTACCTCAAGAAAATCAGAAGCTTTTAATTGTACCTATATTTGCCGCTCTTCCATCTGAGCAGCAGATGCGGGTCTTTGCACCAGCTCCATCTGGGTTTCGCAAG gTGATATTGGCAACTAATATTGCTGAGACATCAGTAACAATTCCCGGAATCAAATATGTAATTGATCCTGGATTTGTTAAAGCACGTTCCTATGACCCTGGAAAAGGCATGGAATCCTTGATTATAGTGCCTACATCCAAGTCCCAGGCTCTGCAAAGAAG TGGGCGTGCAGGGCGTGAAGGACCTGGAAAATGCTTCCGTCTATATCCTGAAAAAGAATTTGACAAACTTGAGGACTCAACAATGCCAGAGATTAAGCGGTGCAACCTTTCTAATGTTATTTTGCAGCTTAAAGCTCTGGGTGTCGATGACATACTAGGGTTTGATTTTATTGAGAAGCCTTCAAG GGCAGCTATTACAAAATCATTGGAGGAGCTATTTTTGTTGGGTGCCCTAACAGATGAATGTCTACTATCTGATCCTGTAGGACATCAAATGGCTCGACTGCCCTTGGATCCCATTTATTCCAAAGCACTTATTTTAGCTAGTGAGTTTAACTGCTTGGAGGAGATGTTGATAACTGTAGCTCTGCTGTCTGTGGAATCCATATTTTATACTCCTCGTGACAAGTTAGAAGAG GCAAGAACTGCAACTAAATGCTTTTCAAGTCCAGAGGGAGACCACATCACTTTGATTAATGTGTATCGAGCATGTAATGATTTCTTGGAGAAGAGATCAATGGAGATGGGTATAGCAAAGACGGAAAAGGTTTTTAGAAAATGGtgcaaagaaaattatattaatagcCGGTCTCTTAGACATGCTCGTGACATTCACAA gcaGATTAAGGGACATGTTGAACAAATGGGTCTTAATCTTTCTTCTTGTGGAGATGATATGCTTCAATTCCGCAGATGCCTAGCTGCTTCATTTTTCCTCAATGCAGCTGTAAAGCAGCCAGAGGGGACATACAG GGCTTTGGCAAGTGGTCAGGTGGTGCAGATCCACCCTTCTTCTGTGTTATTCCGGAAAAAACCAGAGTGTGTGATATTCAACGAATTGGTCCAAACTAATAACAAGTATGTCCGAAATTTAACAAGAGTTGATTACCTATGGTTAACCGAGTTGGCTCCCCAATATTATGCCATGCAGAATTAA